Proteins from a genomic interval of Actinomycetota bacterium:
- a CDS encoding VOC family protein: protein MKIKRQIVVFDAADLAAESSFWAALLGGTVDADDDWHSVLVDGEWRLGVQLAPNHVPPDWPDGTPQQQLHLDLWVDDLEAAHEKAISLGARLLQPAQDPEAAEVFQVYADPAGHPFCLCWAAAETVQPSG from the coding sequence ATGAAGATCAAGCGGCAGATCGTCGTGTTCGACGCCGCCGACCTCGCCGCCGAGAGCAGCTTCTGGGCCGCGCTGCTGGGGGGCACGGTCGACGCCGACGACGACTGGCACAGCGTGCTGGTCGACGGCGAGTGGCGGCTCGGCGTCCAGCTCGCCCCGAACCACGTTCCCCCCGACTGGCCGGACGGGACACCGCAGCAGCAGCTCCACCTGGACCTGTGGGTCGACGACCTCGAGGCCGCGCACGAGAAGGCGATCTCGCTGGGTGCGCGGCTCCTCCAGCCGGCCCAGGACCCCGAGGCGGCCGAGGTCTTCCAGGTCTACGCGGACCCGGCCGGCCACCCGTTCTGTCTTTGCTGGGCGGCCGCCGAGACCGTCCAACCGAGTGGGTGA